In Lolium rigidum isolate FL_2022 chromosome 3, APGP_CSIRO_Lrig_0.1, whole genome shotgun sequence, the genomic window AAGATTGCTGTTAAAATCAGAGACTTCAATGCTGAACTTGAGAAGATCTCAAAGTTGGGTGAAAGATTTTTAGGGCTTCAGAGTATGCAACCTAAATCAGAAGTTACGAATGTGAAGAGAACTACCAACCTTGTGGAGCCTAATCTTGTGGGAAAGGAAACATTACGTGCTTGCAAAAGATTGGTTAAAAATGTGCTTGAAAATAAGGAAAAGAAGGCGTACAAGGTTGGTATTGTTGGAACAGGTGGGATAGGGAAGACAACTCTAGCTCAAAAAATATATAATGACAAAAAGCTAGAAGGAGCCTTTAGCAAGAAAGCTTGGATATGTGTTTCTCAGGAGTACTCTGAAGTCGCTCTTTTGAAAGAAATTCTTCGAAGTTTTGCGGTACACCATGAGCAGGATGAAACTGAGGGAGAGCTCAGCAGCAAGCTTGCAGCCGCGGTTACCGATAAAAGTTTCTTCCTTGTGCTAGATGATGTTTGGCAGCCTGAGGTGTGGACCAATTTTCTGAGAATCCCATTACATGCTACTGCAACTGGAGTAATTCTAGTTACCACTCGGCATGATACAGTTGCACATGCAATTGGGATGGAATATGTGCATCAAGTTGATCTGATGTCAGCAGATGTAGGATGGGAGCTGCTTTGGAAGAGTATGAACCTCAATGAAGAAAAAGATGTGGAAAAACTTCGGGATATGGGTTTCGATATTGTTCGCAAATGTGGTGGACTTCCGCTTGCAATCAAGGTTACGGCCAGTGTTCTATCAACTAAAGAGAAAACAGAGAATGGGTGGAGAAAATTTATTGATGGAAGTGGTTGGTCTGTGGACAATCTTCCTACTGGGCTTAGAGGTGCTTTGTATTTGAGTTACGATGACCTACCAAGTCATCTGAAGCAGTGTTTTCTTTATTGTGCTCTTTACCCTGAAGATGGGTTGCTGTACCGTGATTGTCTTGTGATACATTGGGTTGCTGAAGGCTTTATAGAGCAGCAACAAGGCCAACTTATGGAAGACACAGCAGAAGAGTACTACTATGAACTAATTAATCGGAATCTCCTCCAACCAAATGGTACATCTGTAGACCATGCGGTATGCAAAATGCACGACCTCTTAAGGCAGCTTGCTTGTTACTTGTCAAGGGAAGAATGTTTCATCGGAGACCCTGAATCTTTAGGGGTTATCAATATATCAAGACTACGACGCCTTACCGCTGTCACTAAGGCGGATAGTGCAGTGTTACCTAGCATGGATAAGGGGGAATTTAAACTGAGGACCTTCAACACTGATCAGAAGCCATGGAGTGTCGATGAAACATTTTTCAAGAGATTTCCCTATATTCGAGTTTTGAATCTGAGTGACTCACTTGTACACAGCATCCCAGATTATATAAGAAATATGATCCATCTACGTCTACTTGATCTTGATGGGACGGACATATCTGGTCTTCCAGAGTCCATCAGCTCTCTATTGAATCTTCAGATACTGAATTTGTCGAGGTGCAAAGATTTGTACAGCCTTCCGTTGGCAGTCATTCGGTTGTGCAATTTACGGCGCCTCGGGATTGCTGATACACCCATAAATCAGGTTCCAAAAGGTATTGGACGATTAGAATTCCTCAATGATTTGGAAGGATTTCCTGTTGGTGCTGGAGGTGATGATGGTAAAATACAAGATGGATGGAAGTTGGAAGAGTTGGCACATCTCTCACAGCTAAGGCGGCTTAATATGATTAAATTGGAAAGGGCTACCCCTTCCAGTACATATTCATTGTTAACAGAGAAAAAACATCTCAAAGTTTTGAATCTGTTCTGCACAGAACGTACAGATGAACCATATTCAGAGGAAGATGTTAGCAATATTGAGAAGATCTTTGAGCAGCTAGTCCCTCCACCCAACCTGGAAGATCTAGCTATCAGTAGATTCTTTGGCCGGAGGTATCCCACATGGCTTGGTACCACACAGCTATCTTCAGTTATGTACTTGAATCTCCTAGACTGCAATTCATGTGTGCTTCTTCCACCAATCGGGCAGCTGACCAACCTAATATATCTGAGAATTGATGGAGCAGCAGCAGTTACCAAGATTGGACCCGAATTCGTGGGTTGCAGGGGAGATAATCGTAGATCCACGGATGTGGTTGTTGCTTTCCCCAAGCTCGAATCGTTGCATTTCTGTAATATGCCCAATTGGGAGGAGTGGTCCTTTGTTGAAGAGGGAGATGCAGAGGCAGCGGAAGGGGGAGAGGATGGATCTGCTGAGATACAAAAGGGGGAAGCCCCGTCTCCAGGGATGCAGCTGCTGCCACGCTTGAAGAAGTTGGTCTTTGTGGGCTGCCCTAAGCTGGGATCTCTCCCACGAAAGCTAGGACAGGAGGCCACCAGCTTGAAAGTGCTCGATATAATAGGAGCAAGCTCCTTGAAGGTGGTGGAGGACCTCCCGTTCCTCTCTGAGAGGCTTCTAATCAACGGATGCGGCGGCCTAGAGAGGGTATCTAACCTTCCCCAAGTGGGGGATCTGTGTGTAACTCGTTGCCGAGGCTTGAGCTGTGTTGAGGGGTTAGGTAATTTGCAGCAGCTGTGGCTGGACGACGATATGAAAGAGCTATCCTCGCTGTGGATACCAGGGCTTCAACAAGAGCACAAACAACTTCATGGTGAAGACCTGGATGTCTACGGCTGGCACTGATGCCCCACTGCATATGGATTGAGAAGGAATATGGTACGTACATGAACTAGGAATTTTCTGTTTT contains:
- the LOC124699094 gene encoding putative disease resistance protein RGA3 gives rise to the protein MAAILDSLVGSCAKKMQEMITEEAVLILGVEEDLKELQRTMTQIQCFLNDAEKRRIKESAVNNWLGELRDAMYYADDIIDIARSEGRMLLAGRPSSSRESTKCGGISFFTCIPNVLKRHKIAVKIRDFNAELEKISKLGERFLGLQSMQPKSEVTNVKRTTNLVEPNLVGKETLRACKRLVKNVLENKEKKAYKVGIVGTGGIGKTTLAQKIYNDKKLEGAFSKKAWICVSQEYSEVALLKEILRSFAVHHEQDETEGELSSKLAAAVTDKSFFLVLDDVWQPEVWTNFLRIPLHATATGVILVTTRHDTVAHAIGMEYVHQVDLMSADVGWELLWKSMNLNEEKDVEKLRDMGFDIVRKCGGLPLAIKVTASVLSTKEKTENGWRKFIDGSGWSVDNLPTGLRGALYLSYDDLPSHLKQCFLYCALYPEDGLLYRDCLVIHWVAEGFIEQQQGQLMEDTAEEYYYELINRNLLQPNGTSVDHAVCKMHDLLRQLACYLSREECFIGDPESLGVINISRLRRLTAVTKADSAVLPSMDKGEFKLRTFNTDQKPWSVDETFFKRFPYIRVLNLSDSLVHSIPDYIRNMIHLRLLDLDGTDISGLPESISSLLNLQILNLSRCKDLYSLPLAVIRLCNLRRLGIADTPINQVPKGIGRLEFLNDLEGFPVGAGGDDGKIQDGWKLEELAHLSQLRRLNMIKLERATPSSTYSLLTEKKHLKVLNLFCTERTDEPYSEEDVSNIEKIFEQLVPPPNLEDLAISRFFGRRYPTWLGTTQLSSVMYLNLLDCNSCVLLPPIGQLTNLIYLRIDGAAAVTKIGPEFVGCRGDNRRSTDVVVAFPKLESLHFCNMPNWEEWSFVEEGDAEAAEGGEDGSAEIQKGEAPSPGMQLLPRLKKLVFVGCPKLGSLPRKLGQEATSLKVLDIIGASSLKVVEDLPFLSERLLINGCGGLERVSNLPQVGDLCVTRCRGLSCVEGLGNLQQLWLDDDMKELSSLWIPGLQQEHKQLHGEDLDVYGWH